In Nematostella vectensis chromosome 2, jaNemVect1.1, whole genome shotgun sequence, one genomic interval encodes:
- the LOC5508475 gene encoding probable ATP-dependent RNA helicase DHX37, which yields MGRSRKGFNWKARQSGETESSTFPEKPKEDGASTEIGEKYGPIDGDTNSFVVAQKKDKLSKRVDQGKVIKKLSKRQRKRLEKIVEKKQKKAKRSDLFKELEQYAVSDRELALMSSSTSIGQLDRKRKFTESEGVPINQHAIQSQIISSDKKGRKKAKKVRLIKKACQPVPGNLSNDNAGTESGESNDDDDDGDDDDDDDDDDDDDGVEEEEDEISDKVNYDSVNNGTVNLQATKAKDIEKSPERNPQTVSNSYSDQGIECKIKTTTISANKPKAEPATFIEVEREPEIQAARLQLPILAEEQAIMEAISENNVVILCGETGSGKTTQVPQFLYEAGYTKRGLIGITEPRRVAAVSMSQRVAKEMSMPTSKVSYQIRYQGNTSDETVIKFMTDGVMLKEVEKDFLLSKYSVVVIDEAHERSVYTDILIGLLSRIVPLRAKQGNKLKLVIMSATLRVEDFTSNTKLFPDPPITIKVDSRQFPVTVHFSKRTPDDYIQEAFRKVCKIHRTLPSGGILLFVTGQNEIHGLCRKLRKTFPFKKTSTGVTDGGCDIDLAEFPTKPVAEDREAEDEDLGEHDANAADYDDDDSAFTPSVDSSLPMYVLPLYSLLSSKEQAKVFQQSPGGARLCVVATNVAETSLTIPNIKYVVDTGMVKRRYYDKVTGVSSFRITWTSKASANQRAGRAGRVEPGHCYRLYSSAVFTNEFVEYSEADIVRCPVDDLVLQMKSMNIDKVVNFPFPTPPSSSALETAEKLLLDLGALEERKTVKGNISAVISPLGSAMAKFPVLPRYAKMLCLGHQESCMEFIIAIIAALTVKEIFVDDIKEAGFSGNKEELQKHHVRITKLRRSWAGFGESQKLGDIMVLLRAVGASEYAGCTEKFCCENGLRHKGMLEIRKLRTQLTNTVNLVCPEAQVALNPKMAPPTAKQCEAIRQICLSCLGDHVARRIPAEELTDPKHKNAYICTAVEEPVFIHPKSALFSVLPQYVVYQEVVETSKLFLKGVTTIEVEWLPVLVPNQCAFSKPAEQPPPRFDVEAGLVRCHMSCAFGVRSWQVPVQELDFPPGLERYKWFARFLLEGQVVPRLQKFTPLLLSSPNTMVKSWAKLHPRTEMLLSELVSEQVDSKAALERAWRKDKRYLLTAYCQWLPQSKHKQLGAKWPPMEVSPDTRNLKI from the exons ATGGGACGGTCAAGGAAAGGTTTCAACTGGAAAGCCAGACAGAGTGGGGAAACAGAAAGTTCTACATTCCCTGAAAAGCCTAAAGAAGATGGGGCATCTACAGAAATCGGAGAAAAATATGGGCCAATTGATGGCGATACAAATTCGTTTGTTGTCGCTCAAAAGAAAGACAAATTGTCCAAAAGAGTTGATCAGGGTAAAGTGATAAAGAAGCTATCCAAGCGCCAAAGGAAGAGACTCGAAAAGATTGTTGAAAAGAAGCAAAAGAAAGCCAAAAGAAGTGATTTGTTTAAGGAACTTGAACAATATGCAGTGAGCGATAGGGAGCTCGCATTGATGAGTTCGTCCACAAGTATTGGGCAGTTAGATCGTAAGAGGAAATTCACTGAAAGTGAAGGGGTTCCTATAAACCAACATGCAATTCAAAGTCAAATTATATCAAGTGATAAGAAGGGGagaaaaaaagctaaaaaagtAAGACTGATTAAGAAAGCTTGTCAACCAGTCCCAGGGAATTTGTCCAATGATAATGCAGGAACTGAATCAGGTGAGtccaatgatgatgatgatgatggtgatgatgatgatgatgatgatgatgatgatgatgatgatggggtggaggaggaggaggatgaaatcagtgACAAAGTCAATTATGATTCTGTAAATAATGGGACAGTAAATCTGCAAGCTACAAAAGCAAAGGATATTGAGAAATCTCCTGAAAGAAATCCTCAAACAGTGTCAAATTCATACAGTGATCAAGGCATAGAATGCAAAATTAAAACCACTACTATTTCAGCAAACAAACCTAAGGCAGAGCCTGCAACTTTTATAGAGGTGGAACGAGAACCTGAGATTCAGGCAGCCAGACTTCAGCTCCCTATACTAGCAGAAGAACAGGCCATAATGGAAGCAATCAGTGAAAACAATGTTGTTATTCTATGCGGAGAAACGGGTAGCGGGAAAACAACACAAGTTCCTCAATTCCTTTATGAAGCTGGTTATACAAAAAGAGGATTAATAGGTATAACAGAGCCTCGGAGAGTGGCGGCAGTGAGCATGTCCCAGAGGGTTGCCAAGGAAATGTCTATGCCAACAAGCAAAGTGTCTTACCAGATCCGTTATCAGGGCAACACCTCTGATGAGACAGTCATTAAGTTCATGACAGATGGTGTCATGTTGAAGGAAGTTGAAAAAGACTTTCTTTTGAGCAAGTATTCAGTGGTTGTTATTGATGAGGCTCATGAACGGAGTGTGTACACTGATATCTTGATTGGCTTACTCTCACGGATTGTACCTCTGAGGGCTAAACAAGGAAACAAACTTAAGCTTGTTATAATGTCTGCGACTCTGAGAGTAGAAGACTTCACTAGCAACACCAAGCTGTTTCCAGATCCTCCAATAACCATAAAGGTTGACTCGCGCCAGTTTCCTGTTACTGTGCATTTTAGCAAAAGAACTCCTGATGATTACATACAGGAGGCTTTTCGCAAGGTTTGCAAAATCCATCGCACACTACCGTCAGGGGGCATTCTGTTGTTTGTTACTGGCCAAAATGAGATCCATGGTCTCTGCAGAAAACTCAGGAAGACCTTCCCATTTAAGAAAACCAGTACTGGTGTTACTGATGGTGGCTGTGACATCGATTTAGCCGAGTTCCCTACTAAGCCTGTGGCAGAAGACCGTGAAGCTGAAGATGAAGATTTAGGGGAACATGATGCCAATGCTGCtgactatgatgatgatgactctGCTTTTACACCAAGTGTGGATTCAAGTCTTCCTATGTATGTGCTCCCCCTTTATTCACTTCTGTCTAGCAAGGAGCAAGCTAAAGTCTTCCAACAGTCCCCAGGGGGTGCCCGCTTGTGTGTGGTAGCCACAAATGTTGCTGAGACGTCATTGACGATTCCTAACATCAAGTATGTAGTTGATACAGGGATGGTGAAGAGGCGCTATTATGATAAGGTTACTGGAGTTTCCTCCTTTAGAATAACATGGACTTCCAAGGCCTCAGCTAACCAAAGGGCAGGGCGCGCTGGGCGAGTTGAGCCTGGCCACTGCTATCGCCTGTATTCGTCTGCCGTGTTCACTAATGAGTTTGTGGAGTATTCTGAAGCAGATATTGTCAGGTGCCCAGTTGATGACTTGGTTCTTCAAATGAAGAGCATGAACATTGACAAAGTGGTGAACTTTCCTTTTCCAACTCCACCCAGTAGTTCTGCTCTGGAAACAGCAGAGAAGCTACTTCTTGACCTTGGAGCCTTGGAGGAGAGAAAGACAGTTAAAGGTAACATCAGTGCTGTCATCTCACCTCTCGGCAGCGCAATGGCCAAGTTCCCAGTTTTACCCCGTTATGCTAAAATGCTCTGCCTAGGTCACCAAGAGAGTTGTATGGAGTTCATCATCGCCATAATTGCGGCTCTGACGGTGAAGGAGATATTTGTGGATGACATCAAAGAGGCTGGTTTCAGTGGCAACAAGGAAGAGCTTCAGAAACATCATGTGAGGATCACTAAATTGAGACGTAGCTGGGCAGGTTTTGGTGAATCCCAAAAGCTTGGTGATATCATGGTATTGTTAAGGGCTGTGGGGGCCTCAGAGTATGCTGGATGCACTGAGAAGTTCTGCTGTGAAAATGGGCTACGCCACAAAGGCATGCTTGAGATACGCAAGCTTCGCACGCAGTTGACAAACACTGTCAACCTTGTTTGCCCAGAGGCTCAAGTAGCACTTAATCCCAAAATGGCCCCCCCAACTGCCAAGCAGTGCGAAGCAATCAGGCAGATATGTCTGTCCTGCCTAGGAGATCATGTTGCTCGTCGAATACCTGCTGAAGAGCTTACGGATCCCAAACACAAGAACGCCTACATCTGCACAGCAGTAGAGGAGCCTGTTTTTATTCATCCCAAATCAGCATTGTTCAGTGTTCTGCCTCAGTATGTTGTCTACCAAGAGGTCGTGGAAACAAGCAAACTCTTTCTGAAAG GAGTGACTACAATTGAGGTAGAGTGGCTACCTGTGCTAGTTCCAAACCAATGTGCATTTTCCAAGCCTGCAGAACAGCCCCCGCCTCGGTTTGATGTCGAGGCTGGCCTTGTCAGGTGCCACATGTCGTGTGCGTTTGGAGTGCGTTCATGGCAAGTCCCAGTGCAAGAGTTGGACTTTCCACCAGGGCTGGAGAGGTACAAATGGTTTGCACGCTTTTTGTTAGAAGGACAAGTAGTCCCTCGTCTTCAGAAGTTCACACCTCTTCTTCTCAGCTCCCCTAATACGATGGTTAAGTCATGGGCGAAGCTCCACCCTCGAACTGAGATGCTGTTGAGTGAGCTTGTCAGTGAGCAGGTAGACTCCAAGGCGGCCCTTGAACGAGCCTGGAGGAAGGACAAGCGGTACTTGCTCACTGCGTATTGCCAGTGGCTTCCACAAAGCAAACACAAGCAGCTTGGGGCGAAATGGCCACCGATGGAAGTCTCACCTGACACtagaaatttgaaaatttag